Proteins from one Salarias fasciatus chromosome 14, fSalaFa1.1, whole genome shotgun sequence genomic window:
- the LOC115401201 gene encoding uncharacterized protein LOC115401201, translated as MAQKRLQRPIPKRLKKLMYISPVVTVLSVTVLMWTFRSDRNVQSWLMFYQSVSHSSGKETPAEACQQRRCVQSSPAPAVGPEEEPFILPVNGTKTLLISAYLEHRVHSKEVRLIAVVLRSETVAYCCLLCCQETLHVSEGVSSVHPDHFQFPYGTADIMCPVPSACQSPSYITVTSVITNTAAGQCGDKLEQRFMEVKNLEAKTDSFRYNFTVCLSTMFDFTNVLQLVQSLEMMRLLGVNRVVVYKTSCSPETQRLLDHYTQQGFLEVVSWTLSRHVNVSRGWLPLHGPGDLHYMGQIPALNDCLYRYMYQTRYLALQDMDELILPQTVSSWSALLPLLEKEHRAKQCYMFQNNVFPITAALPPPGPAAAPPADPWGKVSGINILKHLHHEPVIKETEFSNFKIIVSPRAIFSTSVHGVLSPQNVCAWVDRNVARMYHTRDPRQPELTADQLIYDGRLLNYSAALLPAVTTALRQSRLLPEDDTHQ; from the exons ATGGCTCAGAAGCGGCTGCAGAGGCCGATCCCGAAGAGGCTGAAGAAGCTGATGTACATCAGCCCTGTGGTCACCGTCCTGTCTGTCACCGTGCTGATGTGGACCTTCAG GTCGGACAGGAACGTCCAGTCCTGGCTGATGTTCTACCAAAGTGTTTCTCACTCCTCGGGGAAGGAGACGCCTGCTGAAGCCTGCCAGCAGCGGCGCTGCGTCCAGAGCAGCCCGGCTCCCG CAGTCGGTCCGGAGGAGGAACCCTTCATCTTACCAGTGAACGGAACCAAGACCCTGCTGATATCAGCCTACCTGGAGCACCGCGTCCACAGCAAGGAG GTGCGTCTCATCGCCGTGGTGCTGCGCAGTGAGACGGTGGCGTactgctgcctcctctgctgccaGGAGACGCTGCACGTCTCCGAAGGCGTCAGCAGCGTCCACCCGGACCACTTCCAGTTCCCCTACGGCACGGCGGACATCATGTGTCCCGTCCCCTCGGCCTGTCAGTCCCCGTCTTATATCACTGTGACCTCCG TGATAACCAACACTGCGGCTGGACAATGTGGAG ATAAACTGGAGCAGAGATTCATGGAGGTGAAGAACCTGGAGGCCAAAACAGATTCCTTCAGATACAATTTCACCGTCTGCCTCTCCACCATGTTCGATTTCACCAACGTGCTGCAG CTGGTTCAGAGTCTGGAGATGATGAGGCTGCTCGGGGTGAACCGAGTCGTGGTGTATAAAACCAGCTGCAGCCCTGAAACCCAGCGCCTGCTGGACCACTACACACAGCAAG GCTTCCTGGAGGTCGTCTCCTGGACTCTGTCCCGACACGTCAACGTGTCCCGGGGCTGGCTGCCGCTCCACGGCCCGGGCGACCTGCACTACATGGGCCAGATCCCCGCGCTCAATGACTGCCTCTACAGATACATGTACCAGACCAGGTACCTGGCGCTGCAGGACATGGACGAGCTCATCCTGCCGCAGACGGTCAGCAG CTGGTCGGCgctgctccccctgctggagaaGGAACACCGCGCCAAGCAGTGTTACATGTTCCAGAACAACGTTTTCCCCATCACCGCGGCGCTGCCGCCTCCCGGccccgccgcggcgccgccggccgACCCGTGGGGGAAGGTGTCTGGGATAAACATCCTGAAGCACCTCCACCACGAGCCAGTCATCAAAGAAACGGAGTTCTCCAACTTCAAGATCATCGTCAGCCCCCGCGCCATCTTCTCCACCAGCGTCCACGGCGTGCTGTCGCCGCAGAACGTCTGCGCCTGGGTCGACAGGAACGTCGCTCGCATGTACCACACCAG GGATCCCAGACAACCGGAGCTCACCGCCGATCAGCTGATCTACGACGGCAGGCTGCTGAACTacagcgccgccctgctgccgGCCGTCACCACTGCACTCCGACAGAGCCGGCTGCTGCCAGAGGACGACACACACCA GTGA